One window of Atribacter laminatus genomic DNA carries:
- a CDS encoding TraR/DksA family transcriptional regulator, with product MDTTKIQHYKKALLSIQTRINQLLTKEQSFLREFNPLTESLDEGDFSQATVDREMELLSRDALLQISKLVESALKKVESGTYGICERCQQEIPEGRLKALPYTPYCVSCQSIIEKKYEK from the coding sequence GATACGACCAAAATTCAGCATTATAAAAAGGCATTACTGAGCATCCAAACAAGGATTAATCAACTATTAACCAAAGAACAGAGCTTTCTTCGGGAATTCAATCCCTTAACCGAATCCCTCGATGAAGGCGATTTTAGCCAAGCAACTGTAGATCGAGAGATGGAGCTTCTCTCCCGTGATGCTCTTTTACAAATTTCCAAGTTAGTTGAATCAGCTTTAAAAAAAGTTGAAAGCGGAACCTATGGAATTTGCGAGAGATGTCAGCAGGAAATTCCTGAAGGCCGTTTAAAAGCCTTACCCTATACTCCTTACTGCGTCAGCTGCCAATCAATCATCGAAAAAAAGTACGAAAAATAA